The region GTCGCCGCCGCGTACGAGGACGTGGGGCTCGCCGACCCGCAGGCGGGGATCGTGACGGTGACGGCGATGCAGGCGTTCGAGCGGATGGGCCTTCCCGAGGGGCTTCTCCCCCTCTACAACGCGGTCCTCTACGTCGCCAACGCGCCCAAGTCGAACCGCGCGTACCTGGCCGGCGGCGCGGCGGCCGAGGCGGCGCGGCAGCACCCGGACGCGCCGGTGCCGCTCCATCTCCGCAACGCGCCCACCTCGCTGATGAAGGAGTGGGGATACGGCGAGGGCTACAAGTACGCGCACAACTACGAGGGCGGCGTCGTCGACCTGCAGTGCCTGCCCGACGAGATCGCGGACGAGCGCTTCTACGAGCCCACCGACCGCGGCTACGAGGCGGAGATCGCGAAGCGGATGAAGGAGCGCGGCGATCCGGGGTGACCGGGCGCGAGTCCGGACGGTCAGCCGATCCGAACGAACGAGGGATTCTCACGCGGAGACAGCGGAGACGCGGGGGAACGACGTGCTTTCCTCCGCGTCTCCGCGTCTCCGCGTGAGAAATCCCGTCTCCGATGCCGTCACCGCGTCTTGGTGACCGGCGCAAGCGGGCGCAGGCGGAGGACGCGGCCGCTGGTGCCGGTGGGGCCCAGCGCCTGCGACACCATCACGTACACCTCGCCGTCGCGGTCCTGCCCGAAGCCCTTCACGTACGAGCCCAGCGGCCGGCCGTCGATCAGCATCTCGCGCATGGTCCACAGCGCCAGCGTCCGCGGCGAGGCGGCGAACAGGCGGCCGCTGGGGCTGGTGAAGCTGGTGCCGAACCCGCCGAACAGGTACGTCCCCCGCAGCCCCGGCATCGACACCCCGCGGTACACGTAGCCGCCCACCACCGCCAGTGCCAGTCCGCCGGCCGGGTTCCGGCTGTTCGCGAACTCGATCACCGGGTGGCGCAGCGGCTGCTCGGTGGCCAGGTCGACGTCCGGGCACTCTTCCGGCGCCTGGGTCGGATGCGCGGGGTCGAAGCAGTGCGTGCCCTCGCGCACGTTCCACCCGAAGTCGCCCTTCTTCACCACCCGGCTGACCTCCTCCCACAGCTCCTGCCCGGCGTCGGCGGCCAGCAGCATGTGCTCGCCGGCCATGTCGAACGAGATGCGGTAGGGATTGCGGAAGCCGTACGCCCAGATCTCGTCGAGCCCCGGCACGTCCACGAACGGGTTGTCGGGGGGGATGGCGTACGGCTGGCCCTCGTCCACGTCGATGCGGAGGATGCTCCCCAGCAGGTTCCCGGCGACGTCCTGCCCGTTGCCGCCCTCGTTGGCGAGGTACCAGTCTTCCACGTGCCCCGGCCCCACGTCGTTCGCGTTGCCGCCGTCGCCGAGGGAGATGTACAGGTAGCCATCGAAGCCGAACGCCACCGAGCCCCCGTTGTGGTTCGGCTGCGGGTGGTCCACCTCCAGGATCACGCGCTCGGCCCCCCTCACCAGCCCCGTGGCCGGGTTCTCGGTGAACTCCGACACCACGTTGGTGTGGTCGTACCCCGCGGGCGCGCCGGCGCGCGGCGGCGCGGTGTAGAACACGAAGAAGCGTCCGTTGCGGGCGAAGTCGGGGTGGAAGGCCAGCCCCAGCAGCCCCCGCTCGTCGTACGCCGGCTGCAGCGGGGTGATGCGCGCGCGGAGGTCCAGGTACGGGATGGGGCGCGGGGTGCCGTCGGGGTCCAGCACCCGGATGGTGCCCGCCTGGTCCACCACGAAGCGGCGCGGATCGTCGCCGGGCGGCTGCACCAGCAGCACCGGCGACACCAGCCCCGTGGCCACCTCCTCGGCGCCGATGGGGATCGGCACGCCCAGCGGGCTGGGGCCCTCCGTGTCGCTGGGCACGTCGGGCATGATCAGCACCTCGCTGGTGCATGCGGCGAACGCGGCCAGCACGGCCAGGCCGCGGGCGGATCGATGGCGCATGCGCCCTCCCCATGGGCCGATGTGGTGGTCGTCAGGACGCCGCCCGGAACCCGTTTTCCGGGCCGCGCCCTTTCCGGTCGAACCTCTCCGTTTCGGCGGGGCGGGGTCTTGCCGTATCTTGGCCGGCCACCGTGCCTTGCATCGACCGCCGACCCGGGGGATCCGCCGCCGTGAGCCGGAACGCTTCGTCGTCCTCGCCGCTCCTCCTCCGCCTGGAGATCCGCCGCCTGTCGGACGCGTTCCGGCAGCCGCGGCCGGCGGCGTGGCTGGGTGCGCTGCTCCCGGCGGCGCTCGCGGCCGGCGCGCTCTGGCTGGCGGCCGACTCGGTGCGCCCGGACGTCTCCACCGGCGACGGGGTGATCCTGCTGGGGCTGCTCGCGTCCGGGCCAGTGGCGCTGCAGGCGTACACCCTCCTCTTCCGCCCGGCCGACGACGCCTTCCTGCGCCGGCTGGGGATCGACGCGCGGGCGCTGTTCGCCGTCCGCGCGCTCCGGCTTCTCCTGCTCGCGCTCGCGGTCGTCCTGGCGCTGATGATCCCCTTCATCGCCACTCGTCGACCGATCCTCGAGCCGCTGGGGATCGCGCTGGCGGCGGCGCTGGTGTCGTGGGCGGCGTCGCTGCTGACGCACGCGGACGCGGCGCGGCGGATCGCGGCGGGGATGCGGCCGCGGCTGCCGGGATCGCAGGGATTCGACATGGAGCTGGTGAAGGCGAGCGACCTGCTCTACGCGCCTCTCTGGCCGCTGATGGCGGGCGCCGCGGCCGCCACCTTCGCCGCCGCGCCGGTGGGGGCGATGCCGCTGCGGATCGCCGCCGTCGCGCTCGCCGCGGCGGCGATGGTGCCGCTGGCGATGCGGACGTTCGCGCGGGCGCTGCCGCGGTTCGCGCCGCACGCGGGCGAGCTGGCGTACGCCCCGCCGCCCGACGCGACCGGCGGCGAGCTGGTGATCGGACGGGGGATCGCGCGGGCGCTGCCGCGGCGCGCGCAGGCCGTCCGCGCGCGCGACGCGGTCGTGGTCGGCCGCCGCTACCGCTGGACGTCGCGGACGGCCTGGCCCGTGGCGATCGTGGCCGCGCTGGTGATCCTGCGCGCGGGCGGCGACGCCGCCGTGCGCACGTGGGTGACGCTCGCGTGCGGCGCGCTGCTCGTGGCGCAGGCCGCCGCGGTGGTGGCGCTCGGCCGCTCGGAGCGCGGGCGGACGCGGTGGATGGACCGCGCGCTCGGCCTCCGCCCCGCCGACCGCCTGCTCGGGCGCTGGGCGACGGCGTTCGGGGTGGCGCTGGCCGTGGCGCTGCCGCTGGCCATCGCGTGGTGGATCGGGGTGGACGGCGGGCGGGGATGGATCTGGTTGGCGGCCGGGGCGGCGGCCGCGCTCGCCGCCTCGTCCGCGTCCCTGGCCGCGGCGGGGCGATGATGGCGGAGCCGATGCCGCTGGAGGTGCGCGGGCTGGCGAAGAAGTACCGCCGTGGCGTGGTGCTGGGCGGGGTGACGTTCGACGTGCGCCCGGGCGAGGCGGTGGCGCTCGTCGGCCCCAACGGGGCGGGGAAGAGCACGCTGATCGGCTGCGTGACCGCCGACCGCCTGCCGAACGCGGGCACGGTGCGCATCTGCGGCGCCGACCCGTTCGCGGCGCCGGGGGAGGCGGCGGCGTGCCTGGGCTACGTTCCCGAGCAGCCCTTCCTCTATCCCGAGCTGAGCGTGGCCGAGCTGCTGCGCTTCGTGGCCGCCGCGCGCGGGCTGGACGACGCCGCGTCGGCGGCGGAGACGGCGCGGCTGCTGGCGCTGCTCGGCCTGGCCGGCGCGGAGTCCACCCTCTGCCGCGAGCTGTCGCAGGGGATGGGGAGGAAGACCGCCATCGCCGCCGCGCTCCTGCACCGCCCGCGGATGATCGTGCTGGACGAGGCGCTGAACGGCCTGGACCGCACCAGTGCCGAGCGCCTGGTCGCGGAGCTGGACGCGCGGCGGGGAGACGGCGCCGCGGTGCTCATCTCCAGCCATGACCTCGACTTCCTGGCGCGCTGGTGCACCCGCGGCATCCTCCTCCCCGGCAAGGCGCGCTGGCAGGAGCTGGAGGGTGACGAGTGGGAAGCGTGGCGGCGCGCGCCGGCGCTGGCGATCCCGGAGCGGGGCGACTGAAGTCGCGGCAACAACTACACGAAGCCCGCCTTCGCGCCGCCTTCGCGGACTACCAGCCTCGGCACGGGCGGATGGTCCGGTGCTCGCGACGGTCATCGCGTCGCGTGCAACCTCGGGGTCGGGGCCTCGAGGCCGTGGCCGCGTGGAACTCTCCGGGTCGCATCGCGTCCACGCCGGTGGACAGCGTGGCGATTGGCGGCGAGGGAACCCTCTCGCGCCGCGGCCGTATCTTCCGCGCCAGCGCTGGACAATCCGCGGCTCGTCGCCGGCGGCCGGCGCGGCGGCACGGCTGTCGCAACGCAGACGGGCCTGGGCCGGGCCACGCGCCTGGCGAGCCACGCAACGGACGATGGAGTGAGACGATGCGACTTCGACTGACGGCCGCGGTGACGGCGGCGGCCCTGGCGGCTTCGGCGTGCAGCGGCGCCGTGCGGCGGCCCGACATCGAGCTGGAGGGCGTCACGCTGGGAAGCGTGGGGCTGTCGGGCGGCACGCTGGTGGCCAACATCCGCGTGCACAACCCCAACCGCTTCACGCTGCACGCCGAGGACCTGCGCTACCAGCTGTTCCTGCGCCGCGCCGGCGCCACCGGCGGCGACAGCACCTGGACGCGCTTCGCCGAGGGCACCTACGACGACACGCTGAACGTGCGCGCCGGGCAGACGCGCACCTTCGGCATCCCCATCTCGTTCAGCTTCGGACAGTTGGCGGGCGCGGGGCGGCAGCTGCTGGACTACGGCCGCGTGGACTACCGCGCGCAGGGCACCGTCGACGTGCACACCCCCGTCGGCACCCGCAACGTGCCCTTCCGGAAGACCGGCACCTTCATCATGGGCAGCACCACGCCGAGCCGTTGACGGCCATCAGGACATGACAAGTGGCGGGCGATCCGGGGGATTCGGATCGCCCGCTGCCGTTTCATAAGCCGCGGCGCCGTCCGTGGCGCATCCGCGGGCGTGCCGTGGTACCCATCCGACGCGGTCCAGCACGTTTGTCTGGTGTGGCGCATGAGTCCGCCGTAGCGTAGAAAGCCCACATTCAATGTCCCTACCTTGCCAGGAGAAACACACATGCCCGCGACCAAGCAGAACGTGATCGACGCGTTGGACGACGTCACCGAGCCCTCCACGGATGTCTTTCTTCTGGTCGGCGAGGGGAAACAGGTCTTCTGGTCGGCACCCGGGAGCGGTTCCGATGTCCAGAAGGCGAAGTTCCACGCCGAGTCGGACTTCCTGCGAGCGTTCGACCAGCGGGAGGTCGAGGAAGGGGAGATCGTGGAAGTCACGATCAAGTGGAGTCCCTGCGGCACCTGCGCCATGCGGCTGGTCGACCTGAGCCAGATTCTGCAACAACGCCAAGCGCTGTTGGAGGTCTACTATCTGGATGTCTTTCATGGGAAGGGCGGAGGCGTGTTGGGCAGCCTTGATCCCTTCGATGTCCTCGCGGCCGCCGGTGTGAAGCTCGCTGCCTACGAGACCACGCATGACGGTGCGTGGTGGAACGATGGCAAACGGATGTGGGCGCACAAGCTGGGGTAGTGGCTGCGGACCTCGCCGGCGCGGGGCGGCAGCTGCTCGACTACGGCCGCACTGCCTACCCCGCGCACGGCACCGTCGACGTGCACACCCCCGTCGGCACCCGCAACATGCCCTTCCGGAAGACCGGCACCTTCATCATGGGCAGCACCAACTCCAGCTGCTGATCGGCAAGGCAGGGAGATGGGTCGCGGCGGGCGGGCCGGGTATCGGCTCGCCTGCCGCGTTTTCGTGCGACGGAGATCGGGACGGGCGGGTAAACCCGCGGCTGGAACATTGGGAAGCCTGCTTCGCAGGCTGCGGTGACGACTGCCGTGCGAACGGTGAGCATTCGTGCCGCCGCCTCGCCCGCGGGCAGTTGAAGCCTCGCGCAGTTTGCGAGGCTTTCCAATGTTCCAGCCGCGGCTTTAGCCGCCCGTCACCGGGGGCGGCCGTCACCGAGGGCGGCCGTCACCCAAGGCGCCCCTCACCCAAGGCGCCCGTCACCGAAGGCGGCCGGTCGTCGGCAGTCACCGGCCGGTCTGCCCACAATTCCCCGTCGATCGTTAGATTACCCGCTCTTCGACATCGAAAATTCACCACGAGGCACGATGACGCTGGTCCGGCTGCAGGACGCGGGGAAGCAGTACGGCGACCGATGGATCATCCGCCACGTCGACTTCTTCGTTACGAAGGGCGACCGCTGGGGGATCGTGGGCCGCAACGGCATCGGCAAGACCACGCTGCTCAAGCTCATCACCGGCGAGGACGAGCCCACCGAGGGCGAGGTCTGGCGCCACCCCGGCCTCCGCTTCACCCACATGCGCCAGGAGCGCGGCGAGACCAGCGGCGAGACCATCGCGCAGGCCGCGCTGGCGCCCTTCGCCGACCTGGTGGCGATGGAGGAGCGGCTTCACCGCGAGGCCGCCCAGCTCGAGCACACCGACCACGACGGCGACGAGGGACGGCGGCTCCTGGCCAGCTACGACCGCCACGTGGAGGAGTTCCGGCGCCGCGGCGGCTACGCGATGCACGCCCGCGCCGAGGCCACGCTCGAGGGCCTCGGCTTCCCGTCCGACACGTGGCAGAAGCCGCTGCGCGCGCTCAGCGGCGGCGAGCTGGGGCGGCTGCGGCTGGTGCAGACGCTCCTCGCCGAGCCCGACGTGC is a window of Longimicrobium sp. DNA encoding:
- a CDS encoding PQQ-dependent sugar dehydrogenase, translated to MRHRSARGLAVLAAFAACTSEVLIMPDVPSDTEGPSPLGVPIPIGAEEVATGLVSPVLLVQPPGDDPRRFVVDQAGTIRVLDPDGTPRPIPYLDLRARITPLQPAYDERGLLGLAFHPDFARNGRFFVFYTAPPRAGAPAGYDHTNVVSEFTENPATGLVRGAERVILEVDHPQPNHNGGSVAFGFDGYLYISLGDGGNANDVGPGHVEDWYLANEGGNGQDVAGNLLGSILRIDVDEGQPYAIPPDNPFVDVPGLDEIWAYGFRNPYRISFDMAGEHMLLAADAGQELWEEVSRVVKKGDFGWNVREGTHCFDPAHPTQAPEECPDVDLATEQPLRHPVIEFANSRNPAGGLALAVVGGYVYRGVSMPGLRGTYLFGGFGTSFTSPSGRLFAASPRTLALWTMREMLIDGRPLGSYVKGFGQDRDGEVYVMVSQALGPTGTSGRVLRLRPLAPVTKTR
- a CDS encoding ABC transporter ATP-binding protein, encoding MAEPMPLEVRGLAKKYRRGVVLGGVTFDVRPGEAVALVGPNGAGKSTLIGCVTADRLPNAGTVRICGADPFAAPGEAAACLGYVPEQPFLYPELSVAELLRFVAAARGLDDAASAAETARLLALLGLAGAESTLCRELSQGMGRKTAIAAALLHRPRMIVLDEALNGLDRTSAERLVAELDARRGDGAAVLISSHDLDFLARWCTRGILLPGKARWQELEGDEWEAWRRAPALAIPERGD
- a CDS encoding LEA type 2 family protein, encoding MRLRLTAAVTAAALAASACSGAVRRPDIELEGVTLGSVGLSGGTLVANIRVHNPNRFTLHAEDLRYQLFLRRAGATGGDSTWTRFAEGTYDDTLNVRAGQTRTFGIPISFSFGQLAGAGRQLLDYGRVDYRAQGTVDVHTPVGTRNVPFRKTGTFIMGSTTPSR